One window from the genome of Crassostrea angulata isolate pt1a10 chromosome 2, ASM2561291v2, whole genome shotgun sequence encodes:
- the LOC128173015 gene encoding multiple epidermal growth factor-like domains protein 10 — MNCINCVFHVAGLFAAFAYEDISYQKVATQSHTSTSVNSDARNAVDGNIKTCMKTEDIGLTSKHRTVWWKVDLGEVNNIYSIHIQFKNYDGDLVRQRGRFAGFSLYVSDTDVSSISEIKSSTLCYKDGPQLPPLNFTTICTEKGRYVIYYNERLDRVIYPAIYQKQNVYSELCKVIVQGCKNASVYGSNCDTPCPTNCKDSTCHIQSGTCFTCKPGWTGTYCNTQCGKGWFGLNCSQHCVGHCKYNMSCNHATGQCDEGCAAGWTGTTCDKGRFCHFT, encoded by the exons ATGAACTGTATAAACTGTGTTTTTCATGTAGCCGGATTATTTGCAGCATTTGCATATg AGGACATATCCTACCAAAAAGTCGCCACCCAGTCACATACCTCTACATCGGTGAATTCAGACGCTAGGAACGCAGTTGATGGAAACATAAAGACGTGTATGAAGACAGAAGATATAGGATTAACCTCTAAACACAGAACCGTGTGGTGGAAAGTAGATCTCGGGGAAGTAAACAACATCTACAGCATACACATTCAATTCAAAAACTACGACGGTGACC TTGTTCGCCAAAGAGGACGATTTGCAGGATTCTCGCTATATGTATCAGATACTGATGTATCATCCATTAGTGAGATAAAGAGTTCTACTCTTTGTTACAAGGACGGACCACAGTTGCCGCCCCTTAACTTTACAACAATATGTACAGAAAAGGGTCGGTACGTCATATATTACAACGAAAGATTGGACAGAGTTATCTACCCGGCCATATATCAAAAACAGAATGTCTACAGTGAGCTATGTAAAGTCATAGTACAag GTTGTAAAAATGCCAGTGTCTACGGCAGTAACTGTGACACTCCATGTCCCACCAACTGTAAAGACAGCACGTGTCACATACAGAGCGGAACGTGTTTCACGTGTAAACCTGGGTGGACTGGGACGTATTGTAATACAC AGTGTGGCAAGGGGTGGTTCGGCTTGAATTGTAGTCAACACTGTGTTGGACATTGTAAATATAACATGAGTTGTAATCATGCGACTGGTCAGTGTGATGAAGGGTGTGCTGCAGGATGGACAGGGACTACGTGTGACAAAGGTAGATTTTGTCATTTCACTTAA